A stretch of DNA from Paenibacillus albus:
GATTGAAGCGATGGCCGCGCAGCTTCCGGTAATTGTGTCCGGTGTAGGCGGGCTTGCGGAAATTGTTCAAGATGGCGAAGAAGGATATACGGTGCTTCCAGGTGATGTACAGTCGTTAAGCTCGCGGCTCATTATGATGCTGCAAGACGAATGGAACGCCAAAGCTATGGCACGAAAAGCATTCCATAAAGTAATTGATTGCTACGATTGGAATACGATCGCACGCGAGACCATCGGCATCTACCGCCGAGTCTTAGTGGAGCAAGCACAGCAGCAAACGAGCCAGGAAGCGGCTGCCACAATTGAAATTACAGGAGGGCTACAATGAAAGCTGTTATTATGGCTGGTGGAAAAGGAACCCGTCTTCGTCCATTAACGAGCAATACTCCGAAACCTATGGTTCCTCTTTTGGACCGTCCGGTCATGGAATATACGATAGCGCTGCTGAAAAAGCATGGCATTACAGACATCGCGGTAACGGTGCAGTTTATTCCGGAAGCGATTCGAAATTATTTTGACGATGGCTCGGACTTCGGTGTCCGTCTCCATTATTTCGAAGAGCAAAGCCCGCTCGGCACAGCCGGCAGCGTCAAGAATGCAGAGCAGTTTCTAGATGAGACATTCGTGGTCATCAGCGGAGATGCGCTTACGGACTTCGACCTTACCCGCGCGATCGACTACCACCGGGAGAAGGGCTCCGTCGCGACGCTTGTGCTTACGCAAGTTGACAGCCCGCTTGAGTTCGGCGTTGTGATGACAGATGAGAACGGCCGCATCAACCGGTTTCTGGAGAAGCCGAGCTGGGGCGAGGTGTTCAGCGATACCGTCAATACGGGCATCTATATCTTGGAGACGGAAGTGTTCCAATACTCCGAGAAGAATCAAGAATTCGATTTCAGCAAAGATCTGTTCCCGCTGCTGATGAACAATAACCGTCCGATGTACGGGTATGTGGCGGATGGTTATTGGTCGGATATTGGCAACCTGAATCAATACAGGCAGACGCAGTTCGATATGCTGGAAGGCAAGGTCGCGATTGAACTGCCAGGCCGTGAGATCGCGCCGGGCATCTGGGCAGGCGAGCGTGTGAAGATCGATCCTACTGCTTCGATTATTGGACCTGCCTATATCGGGGAGCGCAGTGTCATCGGGAAAGAGGCCATGATTGGCGAATATAGCATTATTGGCGGCGGATCTATGATTCTAGATCGTGCATCCGTAGAAAGAACCGTGCTTTGGAAGCACAATATGCTGGATAATAACGTAGAGATTAACGGTGCAACGCTATGCCGAAATGTCATATGCCGTTACGGCGCTTCCATTGGAGAAGACGCGGTACTCGGCGATAATTGTGTCGTTGGCATTCATAGTGTCGTATCCTCAGGTGTGAAAATGTTCCCGAATAAGTCAATCGAGGATAATGCCGTCTTGAAGCATTCGCTCATCTGGGGCGAGCAGGCGACCAAGACGATCTTCGGAGAGTTCGGCGTAAAAGGTGTTTGCAACGTTCAGATGACGACCAGCTTTGCGAACCGATTGTCGATGGCGCTTGGTACTGCGCTGCCGATTGGGGTTACGGTCGGTATCGGTCATGACGCTGCACCGTTCGCCGAACTTATGGCGGAAGCGTTCACTGCCGGACTACATGCTTCGGGTATCCATACGTATCATTTTGGCGCAGTCACTTCTTCAATTGCACGCTATGCATCATGTCATCTGGATTGTAAAGCCGGTATTTATGTGCGGATGACCGAGGAAAACGGAGAAGAACAAGCGGTTATCGAGTTTCTGGATGAGCAAGGCTTACCGATTACGAAGGCGATGGAGCGCAAAATCGAGAATGCCTACGTGCAGGAGGACCAGCGCATCATCAAACTGAGCGATGTCGGTCGGAAGCGCACTTGCCCGGAAGTGGGACGGCTATACCGCCGCGATCTGCTCGAAGGCGTGGACATACAGCTCATCGCAAGCCGAGCTTACAAGGTTGTGACCATCTACAACGGGCATAATTTGAACCACGTCTTGCCGGAGTTTCTGCAGGAGCTGGGCTGCCGCGTCATTCAGCTGAACGGCGTCATAACGGAGCCAGCGGAGCTTGCGCATTGGGTGCGGGACAACGGTGCTGATTTCGGCGTGATGCTCGACACGAACGGGCAGCGAATTCAGCTGGTCACGGAGAATGGGGATCTTATCTCGGATGAGCTCACACATATGATTCAGATGCGAATTCAGCTGCAAGCTTCCACGGATGATGTCATTCATGTGCCGGTTCATTTTCCAGAGATCGCCGAGCTGATGGTTGCGCAGAGCAATCGCAAGGTCGCGCGGACGAAAGCGGATACGCGCTCCATTCTGGAGAGCTGTCAGCAGGGCGGCTTCCATGTCTACCTAGACGGGATCTACACTCTCGTTCGCTGCATGGAGATGATGGCGGACCAGGGGGCATCGCTGTCCGAGCTCGTCCAGACGATTCCTGCTTTTGCGCTGCTGAAGGAGAAGGTGGATTGCCCGTGGTCTGAGAAAGGGAAGGTTATGCGCTTCCTGATGCAGGAGACGAAGGGGAAGCATGTCGAGCTGATCGATGGAATTAAGATCTTCCATGAGGAAGGCTGGACGCTTATTCTGCCTGATCATGAGAAACCGATCTTCCAGGTGTATGCGAATGCACAGTCTCAGATGGCAGCCAAGCAGATGGCAGCGTCTTATGCGGATAAGATTCGGAAGTATCGGAGCAGTTAGGTAAGATTGGGTGGCTTGTAACGATTGATGTGAACAAATATTCGAATAACGATAACCTTAAAACCGACGCTTCGATTTAAATACATTTGTCAAAACAACCACATCAATCTTTGGTGTGGTTGTTTTGTTCTACTAACTCATATTCAACTTAAGCTCATCTCACGATTTTGCCTGCTATCAGCTGACCATCACTTCACTATCAATCCAGTGATCAAAGCTACACCTTAAATCAAAACTTAAGAGTAGCGTTACATAATCGCTTGAGAGAGGCTTTTGCCTCTCTCGAACTACCATTTCATTGATTTCAGCTCTGAGAGAGGCTTTTCCCGCTTTC
This window harbors:
- a CDS encoding sugar phosphate nucleotidyltransferase — translated: MKAVIMAGGKGTRLRPLTSNTPKPMVPLLDRPVMEYTIALLKKHGITDIAVTVQFIPEAIRNYFDDGSDFGVRLHYFEEQSPLGTAGSVKNAEQFLDETFVVISGDALTDFDLTRAIDYHREKGSVATLVLTQVDSPLEFGVVMTDENGRINRFLEKPSWGEVFSDTVNTGIYILETEVFQYSEKNQEFDFSKDLFPLLMNNNRPMYGYVADGYWSDIGNLNQYRQTQFDMLEGKVAIELPGREIAPGIWAGERVKIDPTASIIGPAYIGERSVIGKEAMIGEYSIIGGGSMILDRASVERTVLWKHNMLDNNVEINGATLCRNVICRYGASIGEDAVLGDNCVVGIHSVVSSGVKMFPNKSIEDNAVLKHSLIWGEQATKTIFGEFGVKGVCNVQMTTSFANRLSMALGTALPIGVTVGIGHDAAPFAELMAEAFTAGLHASGIHTYHFGAVTSSIARYASCHLDCKAGIYVRMTEENGEEQAVIEFLDEQGLPITKAMERKIENAYVQEDQRIIKLSDVGRKRTCPEVGRLYRRDLLEGVDIQLIASRAYKVVTIYNGHNLNHVLPEFLQELGCRVIQLNGVITEPAELAHWVRDNGADFGVMLDTNGQRIQLVTENGDLISDELTHMIQMRIQLQASTDDVIHVPVHFPEIAELMVAQSNRKVARTKADTRSILESCQQGGFHVYLDGIYTLVRCMEMMADQGASLSELVQTIPAFALLKEKVDCPWSEKGKVMRFLMQETKGKHVELIDGIKIFHEEGWTLILPDHEKPIFQVYANAQSQMAAKQMAASYADKIRKYRSS